Proteins encoded together in one Miscanthus floridulus cultivar M001 chromosome 16, ASM1932011v1, whole genome shotgun sequence window:
- the LOC136511913 gene encoding UTP--glucose-1-phosphate uridylyltransferase 3, chloroplastic-like isoform X1, protein MASRALTPPAPPHLRLHAASLFSPRLPLPHTRAPRCRGGRSRRLLSALPSPSPSPASRSQGVSTAPIEREPPGPAPAPPPPAQQPRRDPAIAAEVARLSAARERFRAARTLRDKLRALDAEPRVAAFFGKESSHGVLGALEPREVLLLKCLVAAGQEHVLGRELDWYGGDGHHEHHHRNGARGGSALRDALYSLAGLVGKWTSEGVVGGEKGSEEMGVLPRLLKFLDNIEEFYDCIGGIIGYQIMALEFLSASKDRMHRPSKDKFVDFHVPSGLNLLEDKEHASQAALWGIEGLPELGEIYPIGGAGDRLGLVDSDTGESLPAALLPYCGRSLLEGLIRDLQAREFLHFKIFGGQCITPVAIMTSSVKDNHEHIIAICDRLDWFGRGRDNFRLFEQPLVPVVNAEDGKWLVSKSLFPVGKPGGHGAIWKLAYDRGVLQWLQNCGRKGATVRQVSNVVAATDLTMMALAGIGLRCNKKLGFASCERRPGATEGVNVLIEKQNLEGLWSYGITCIEYTEFEKYGIPEPTVTGSSQVSFPANTNILYVDLQAVEEVGSRKNASCLPGMVLNLKKAVSYVNHLGFECSTAGGRLECTMQNIADDFMNTYNYRCSKGIETISYLTGELNTFIVYNERKRVTSSAKRKLKSEDRSLHQTPEGSLLDIMRNAHDLLSSCSIDIPMVKDNSEYMHSGPPFLIFLHPALGPFWDIIRQKFVGGSVSKGSELQIEVAEFLWKDVELDGSLIILAHNIMGSTKKNKNGEQILHYGSRCGRCRLQSVKIVNEGINWTSPNNVYWKHDVERSESVKIILHGNAEFEAKDVVLKGNHVFEVPDGHRMCIIQDRAGFVVKLDLIRDELMDSGTWHWKYAVDGVHVKLNMVEL, encoded by the exons ATGGCCTCTCGCGCGCTCACCCCTCCTGCTCCTCCCCACCTCCGCCTCCACGCCGCGTCCCTCTTCTCGCCGCGCCTCCCACTCCCGCACACGCGTGCCCCGCGCTGCCGCGGCGGGCGGAGCCGCCGCCTCCTCTCCGCGCTGCCGTCGCCGTCCCCATCGCCGGCCTCGCGCTCGCAGGGCGTCTCCACCGCACCCATCGAGCGCGAACCACCggggcccgcgcccgcgccgcctccCCCCGCTCAGCAGCCGCGCCGGGACCCGGCGATCGCCGCGGAGGTCGCGCGCCTCTCCGCCGCCCGCGAGAGGTTCCGCGCGGCGCGCACGCTCCGCGACAAGCTCCGCGCGCTCGACGCGGAGCCCCGCGTCGCGGCGTTCTTCGGCAAGGAGTCGAGCCACGGGGTGCTGGGCGCGCTCGAGCCCCGCGAGGTGCTCCTGCTGAAATGCCTCGTCGCGGCAGGACAGGAGCACGTGCTCGGCCGTGAGCTCGACTGGTACGGCGGCGACGGCCACCACGAGCACCACCACCGCAACGGGGCGAGGGGTGGGAGTGCCCTGCGGGATGCGCTGTATAGCCTGGCCGGTTTGGTCGGGAAATGGACCTCGGAGGGAGTGGTGGGTGGCGAGAAGGGGAGCGAGGAAATGGGGGTGCTCCCTAGACTGCTCAAGTTCCTTGACAACATCGAGGAGTTCTACGACTGCATTGGAGGCATCATCGG CTATCAAATTATGGCATTGGAGTTCCTTTCAGCCTCTAAGGATCGCATGCACCGACCTAGCAAAGACAAGTTTGTTGATTTCCATGTTCCCAGTGGACTTAATTTGTTGGAGGATAAAGAACATGCATCTCAAGCAGCTCTGTGGGGAATTGAG GGTTTGCCAGAACTAGGTGAAATTTACCCAATTGGTGGTGCGGGTGATCGTCTTGGTTTAGTAGACTCAGATACTGGTGAATCCCTTCCTGCTGCATTGCTCCCTTACTGTGGGAGATCTCTGTTGGAAGGGCTGATAAGGGATCTGCAG GCTAGAGAGTTTCTCCACTTCAAGATCTTTGGAGGTCAATGTATAACCCCAGTTGCAATCATGACTAGTTCTGTGAAGGATAATCATGAACATATAATTGCAATATGTGATAGACTTGATTGGTTTGGTAGAGGCCGTGACAATTTCCGGTTGTTCGAACAG CCTTTGGTACCTGTAGTAAACGCCGAGGATGGTAAATGGTTAGTCAGCAAATCACTTTTTCCTGTTGGTAAACCTGGTGGTCATGGTGCTATTTGGAAACTTGCATATGATAGAGGTGTACTCCAATGGTTACAAAATTGTGGCAGAAAAGGTGCAACTGTACGCCAAGTCAG CAATGTGGTTGCTGCAACTGATTTGACCATGATGGCATTGGCAGGAATAGGCCTTCGATGCAATAAG AAATTAGGTTTTGCATCTTGTGAGCGAAGACCAGGGGCTACTGAAGGAGTGAATGTCCTTATTGAGAAACAAAATCTTGAGGGGCTATGGTCATATGGCATCACTTGTATTGAGTACACTGAGTTTGAAAAGTATGGCATCCCAGAACCTACAGTAACCGGCag TTCGCAGGTTAGCTTTCCAGCAAATACGAACATTCTCTATGTTGATCTACAAGCAGTAGAGGAAGTTGGATCTCGCAAAAATGCTAGTTGCTTACCAGGGATGGTGCTGAATTTGAAAAAGGCAGTATCGTACGTCAACCATCTCGGCTTTGAGTGTAG TACTGCTGGAGGCAGGCTAGAGTGCACAATGCAAAACATTGCAGATGATTTTATGAACACTTATAACTACAGATGCAGCAAAGGAATAGAAA CTATTTCATATTTAACAGGTGAGCTTAACACTTTCATTGTATATAATGAAAGGAAAAGAGTCACTTCATCAGCTAAAAGGAAGCTGAAATCAGAAGACAGATCATTGCACCAG ACTCCAGAGGGTTCACTCCTTGACATTATGCGTAATGCTCATGACCTCCTTTCCAGTTGCAGCATAGATATCCCCATG GTTAAAGACAACAGCGAGTATATGCATTCTGGACCGCCATTTCTCATATTTCTTCATCCTGCTCTAGGCCCATTTTGGGATATCATACGACAAAAG TTCGTAGGTGGTTCTGTTTCTAAAGGTTCAGAGTTGCAAATAGAGGTGGCTGAGTTTCTATGGAAAGATGTTGAG CTGGATGGAAGCCTTATCATTCTAGCTCACAACATCATGGGTTCAACCAAGAAGAACAAAAATGGTGAACAGATACTGCACTATGGTTCCAG GTGCGGGAGATGCAGACTGCAAAGTGTTAAAATTGTGAACGAAGGGATCAATTGGACTTCTCCAAATAATGTCTATTGGAAGCATGATGTGGAGAGATCAGAATCTGTAAAGATTATTCTTCATGGAAATGCAGAATTTGAGGCAAAAGATGTAGTCTTGAAG GGTAACCATGTATTTGAAGTACCCGATGGTCATAGAATGTGCATCATTCAGGACAGAGCAG GTTTTGTTGTTAAATTGGATCTTATACGCGACGAACTGATGGACAGTGGAACCTGGCATTGGAAGTATGCAGTTGATGGCGTCCATGTAAAGTTGAACATGGTAGAACTATAA
- the LOC136509853 gene encoding GDSL esterase/lipase At2g31550-like yields MARALAAAVAFFLATLLLASTLVTAAPTSGIPAVFAFGDSTLDPGNNNGLATLVRADHAPYGCGFPGAAATGRFSDGKLITDYIVESLGVKDVLPAYRDSGLTVAEASTGVSFASGGSGLDDLTAQAAMVSTFGSQIGDFQDLLGKIGMPQAAEIASRSLYVISAGTNDVTMNYFILPVRTGSFPTIDQYSDYLIGRLQGYIQSLYNLGARNFMVSGLPPVGCLPVTRSLNLASGGGCVANQNAAAERYNAALQQMLTKLEAASPGATLAYVDVYTPLMDMVTHPQKYGFTETSQGCCGNGLLAMGALCTSALPQCRSPAQFMFFDSVHPTQATYKALADHIVQSHITQS; encoded by the exons ATGGCGCGAGCCCTGGCAGCAGCCGTCGCGTTCTTCCTCGCCACCTTGCTCCTCGCTTCGACTCTGGTCACCGCAGCGCCGACGAGCGGCATCCCGGCCGTGTTCGCGTTCGGGGACTCGACGCTGGACCCGGGGAACAACAACGGCCTGGCCACGCTGGTGCGCGCGGACCACGCACCCTACGGCTGCGGCTTCCCTGGGGCCGCGGCCACGGGCCGGTTCTCGGACGGCAAGCTCATCACCGACTACATCGTGGAGTCGCTCGGTGTCAAGGACGTCCTCCCGGCGTACCGCGACAGCGGCCTCACCGTCGCGGAGGCCTCCACGGGGGTCAGCTTCGCGTCGGGCGGGTCCGGCCTCGACGACCTGACCGCGCAGGCCGCCATGGTGTCCACGTTCGGCTCGCAGATCGGCGACTTCCAGGACCTGCTCGGCAAGATCGGAATGCCCCAGGCCGCCGAGATCGCCAGCAGGTCGCTGTACGTTATCTCCGCCGGCACCAACGATGTCACCATGAACTACTTCATACTGCCAGTCCGGACCGGCAGCTTCCCCACCATCGACCAGTACAGTGACTACCTCATCGGCAGGCTCCAGGGATACATTCAG AGCCTGTACAATTTGGGAGCCCGGAACTTCATGGTGTCCGGCCTGCCACCGGTGGGGTGCCTGCCGGTGACGAGGAGTCTCAATCTGGCGTCGGGAGGAGGCTGCGTCGCCAACCAGAACGCGGCCGCGGAGCGGTACAACGCGGCGCTGCAGCAGATGCTGACCAAGCTGGAGGCCGCGTCCCCCGGCGCCACGCTTGCGTACGTCGACGTGTACACCCCGTTGATGGACATGGTCACGCATCCCCAGAAATATG GTTTCACCGAGACGAGCCAAGGCTGCTGCGGGAACGGTCTGCTGGCGATGGGGGCGCTGTGCACCAGCGCGCTGCCGCAGTGCCGGTCTCCGGCGCAGTTCATGTTCTTCGACTCGGTGCACCCGACGCAGGCCACCTACAAGGCGCTCGCCGACCACATCGTCCAGTCTCACATCACGCAGAGTTAG
- the LOC136511913 gene encoding UTP--glucose-1-phosphate uridylyltransferase 3, chloroplastic-like isoform X2, with protein MASRALTPPAPPHLRLHAASLFSPRLPLPHTRAPRCRGGRSRRLLSALPSPSPSPASRSQGVSTAPIEREPPGPAPAPPPPAQQPRRDPAIAAEVARLSAARERFRAARTLRDKLRALDAEPRVAAFFGKESSHGVLGALEPREVLLLKCLVAAGQEHVLGRELDWYGGDGHHEHHHRNGARGGSALRDALYSLAGLVGKWTSEGVVGGEKGSEEMGVLPRLLKFLDNIEEFYDCIGGIIGYQIMALEFLSASKDRMHRPSKDKFVDFHVPSGLNLLEDKEHASQAALWGIEGLPELGEIYPIGGAGDRLGLVDSDTGESLPAALLPYCGRSLLEGLIRDLQAREFLHFKIFGGQCITPVAIMTSSVKDNHEHIIAICDRLDWFGRGRDNFRLFEQPLVPVVNAEDGKWLVSKSLFPVGKPGGHGAIWKLAYDRGVLQWLQNCGRKGATVRQVSNVVAATDLTMMALAGIGLRCNKKLGFASCERRPGATEGVNVLIEKQNLEGLWSYGITCIEYTEFEKYGIPEPTVTGSSQVSFPANTNILYVDLQAVEEVGSRKNASCLPGMVLNLKKAVSYVNHLGFECSTAGGRLECTMQNIADDFMNTYNYRCSKGIESELNTFIVYNERKRVTSSAKRKLKSEDRSLHQTPEGSLLDIMRNAHDLLSSCSIDIPMVKDNSEYMHSGPPFLIFLHPALGPFWDIIRQKFVGGSVSKGSELQIEVAEFLWKDVELDGSLIILAHNIMGSTKKNKNGEQILHYGSRCGRCRLQSVKIVNEGINWTSPNNVYWKHDVERSESVKIILHGNAEFEAKDVVLKGNHVFEVPDGHRMCIIQDRAGFVVKLDLIRDELMDSGTWHWKYAVDGVHVKLNMVEL; from the exons ATGGCCTCTCGCGCGCTCACCCCTCCTGCTCCTCCCCACCTCCGCCTCCACGCCGCGTCCCTCTTCTCGCCGCGCCTCCCACTCCCGCACACGCGTGCCCCGCGCTGCCGCGGCGGGCGGAGCCGCCGCCTCCTCTCCGCGCTGCCGTCGCCGTCCCCATCGCCGGCCTCGCGCTCGCAGGGCGTCTCCACCGCACCCATCGAGCGCGAACCACCggggcccgcgcccgcgccgcctccCCCCGCTCAGCAGCCGCGCCGGGACCCGGCGATCGCCGCGGAGGTCGCGCGCCTCTCCGCCGCCCGCGAGAGGTTCCGCGCGGCGCGCACGCTCCGCGACAAGCTCCGCGCGCTCGACGCGGAGCCCCGCGTCGCGGCGTTCTTCGGCAAGGAGTCGAGCCACGGGGTGCTGGGCGCGCTCGAGCCCCGCGAGGTGCTCCTGCTGAAATGCCTCGTCGCGGCAGGACAGGAGCACGTGCTCGGCCGTGAGCTCGACTGGTACGGCGGCGACGGCCACCACGAGCACCACCACCGCAACGGGGCGAGGGGTGGGAGTGCCCTGCGGGATGCGCTGTATAGCCTGGCCGGTTTGGTCGGGAAATGGACCTCGGAGGGAGTGGTGGGTGGCGAGAAGGGGAGCGAGGAAATGGGGGTGCTCCCTAGACTGCTCAAGTTCCTTGACAACATCGAGGAGTTCTACGACTGCATTGGAGGCATCATCGG CTATCAAATTATGGCATTGGAGTTCCTTTCAGCCTCTAAGGATCGCATGCACCGACCTAGCAAAGACAAGTTTGTTGATTTCCATGTTCCCAGTGGACTTAATTTGTTGGAGGATAAAGAACATGCATCTCAAGCAGCTCTGTGGGGAATTGAG GGTTTGCCAGAACTAGGTGAAATTTACCCAATTGGTGGTGCGGGTGATCGTCTTGGTTTAGTAGACTCAGATACTGGTGAATCCCTTCCTGCTGCATTGCTCCCTTACTGTGGGAGATCTCTGTTGGAAGGGCTGATAAGGGATCTGCAG GCTAGAGAGTTTCTCCACTTCAAGATCTTTGGAGGTCAATGTATAACCCCAGTTGCAATCATGACTAGTTCTGTGAAGGATAATCATGAACATATAATTGCAATATGTGATAGACTTGATTGGTTTGGTAGAGGCCGTGACAATTTCCGGTTGTTCGAACAG CCTTTGGTACCTGTAGTAAACGCCGAGGATGGTAAATGGTTAGTCAGCAAATCACTTTTTCCTGTTGGTAAACCTGGTGGTCATGGTGCTATTTGGAAACTTGCATATGATAGAGGTGTACTCCAATGGTTACAAAATTGTGGCAGAAAAGGTGCAACTGTACGCCAAGTCAG CAATGTGGTTGCTGCAACTGATTTGACCATGATGGCATTGGCAGGAATAGGCCTTCGATGCAATAAG AAATTAGGTTTTGCATCTTGTGAGCGAAGACCAGGGGCTACTGAAGGAGTGAATGTCCTTATTGAGAAACAAAATCTTGAGGGGCTATGGTCATATGGCATCACTTGTATTGAGTACACTGAGTTTGAAAAGTATGGCATCCCAGAACCTACAGTAACCGGCag TTCGCAGGTTAGCTTTCCAGCAAATACGAACATTCTCTATGTTGATCTACAAGCAGTAGAGGAAGTTGGATCTCGCAAAAATGCTAGTTGCTTACCAGGGATGGTGCTGAATTTGAAAAAGGCAGTATCGTACGTCAACCATCTCGGCTTTGAGTGTAG TACTGCTGGAGGCAGGCTAGAGTGCACAATGCAAAACATTGCAGATGATTTTATGAACACTTATAACTACAGATGCAGCAAAGGAATAGAAA GTGAGCTTAACACTTTCATTGTATATAATGAAAGGAAAAGAGTCACTTCATCAGCTAAAAGGAAGCTGAAATCAGAAGACAGATCATTGCACCAG ACTCCAGAGGGTTCACTCCTTGACATTATGCGTAATGCTCATGACCTCCTTTCCAGTTGCAGCATAGATATCCCCATG GTTAAAGACAACAGCGAGTATATGCATTCTGGACCGCCATTTCTCATATTTCTTCATCCTGCTCTAGGCCCATTTTGGGATATCATACGACAAAAG TTCGTAGGTGGTTCTGTTTCTAAAGGTTCAGAGTTGCAAATAGAGGTGGCTGAGTTTCTATGGAAAGATGTTGAG CTGGATGGAAGCCTTATCATTCTAGCTCACAACATCATGGGTTCAACCAAGAAGAACAAAAATGGTGAACAGATACTGCACTATGGTTCCAG GTGCGGGAGATGCAGACTGCAAAGTGTTAAAATTGTGAACGAAGGGATCAATTGGACTTCTCCAAATAATGTCTATTGGAAGCATGATGTGGAGAGATCAGAATCTGTAAAGATTATTCTTCATGGAAATGCAGAATTTGAGGCAAAAGATGTAGTCTTGAAG GGTAACCATGTATTTGAAGTACCCGATGGTCATAGAATGTGCATCATTCAGGACAGAGCAG GTTTTGTTGTTAAATTGGATCTTATACGCGACGAACTGATGGACAGTGGAACCTGGCATTGGAAGTATGCAGTTGATGGCGTCCATGTAAAGTTGAACATGGTAGAACTATAA
- the LOC136511034 gene encoding meiotic recombination protein SPO11-1-like — translation MGGIAGCRIPAEVHNVTKIRLRGKFEYILVVEKEDIFEELAADNFSERNTCVLFSGKGQPSANTRLMLRMLRDTLGVPVYSVFDGNYGGALIYCTYKFGSANQAYDSLLLTVLDLVWLGVFPDEVKKEYRSIMKDEDHEKLHPLMYKSYMVEFLDVQEKLVAMHMQKQVCDMEMIRMDENLSKYIEGKVKSFAIPDL, via the coding sequence ATGGGGGGCATAGCTGGTTGCAGGATACCAGCAGAGGTGCATAACGTAACAAAGATTAGATTAAGGGGAAAATTTGAGTATATCCTTGTTGTCGAAAAGGAAGATATATTTGAGGAGCTTGCTGCTGACAACTTCTCTGAGAGGAATACTTGCGTATTATTTTCGGGGAAAGGCCAGCCAAGTGCCAATACTAGACTGATGTTGCGTATGCTAAGGGATACATTGGGCGTTCCAGTCTATTCAGTCTTTGATGGGAATTATGGTGGGGCTCTGATATACTGCACCTACAAATTCGGCTCTGCAAACCAAGCTTATGACAGTTTGCTGCTCACAGTTCTGGATTTAGTATGGCTTGGTGTCTTTCCGGACGAGGTTAAAAAGGAGTACAGAAGCATAATGAAAGATGAGGATCATGAGAAGCTGCATCCTCTGATGTACAAGAGCTACATGGTTGAATTTCTAGATGTTCAAGAAAAACTAGTGGCCATGCACATGCAAAAACAAGTTTGCGATATGGAAATGATTCGCATGGATGAGAATTTGTCAAAGTACATTGAAGGAAAAGTGAAGTCATTTGCAATCCCAGACCTGTGA